One window of Dama dama isolate Ldn47 chromosome 30, ASM3311817v1, whole genome shotgun sequence genomic DNA carries:
- the LOC133049117 gene encoding LOW QUALITY PROTEIN: LIM and SH3 domain protein 1-like (The sequence of the model RefSeq protein was modified relative to this genomic sequence to represent the inferred CDS: deleted 1 base in 1 codon), whose translation MNPNCARCCKIVYPTEKVNYLDKFWHKACFHCETCKMTFNMKNYKGYEKKPYCNAHYPKQSFTMVADTPENLRLKQQSELQSQVRYKEEFEKNKGKGFSVVADTPELQRIKKTQDQISNIKYHEEFEKSRMGPSGGEGLEAERRDPQESSYRRPQEQQQPHHIPTSAPVYQQPQQQPAAQSYGGYKEPAAPVSIQRSAPGGGGKRYRAVYDYSAADEDEVSFQDGDTIVNVQQIDDGWMYGTVERTGDTGMLPANYVEAI comes from the exons ATGAATCCTAACTGTGCTCGGTGCTGCAAGATCGTGTACCCCACGGAGAAGGTGAACTATCTGGATAAGTTCTGGCATAAAGCATGCTTCCACTGCGAGACCTGCAAGATGACCTTCAACATGAAGAACTACAAGGGCTACGAGAAGAAGCCCTACTGCAACGCACACTACCCCAAGCAGTCCTTCACCATGGTGGCTGACACCCCGGAAAACCTCCGCCTCAAGCAACAGAGTGAGCTGCAGAGTCAGGTACGCTACAAGGAGGAGTTTGAGAAGAACAAGGGCAAAGGCTTCAGCGTGGTGGCAGACACACCCGAGCTCCAGAGAATCAagaaaacccaggaccagatcaGTAACATAAAATACCACGAGGAGTTTGAGAAGAGTCGCATGGGACCCAGT GGGGGTGAGGGTCTGGAGGCTGAGCGCCGAGATCCCCAGGAGAGCAGCTACCGGCGgccccaggagcagcagcagcctcaccaCATCCCCACCAGCGCCCCAGTGTACCAGCAGCCCCAGCAGCAGCCGGCAGCCCAGTCCTACGGTGGCTACAAGGAGCCTGCAGCCCCGGTGTCCATACAGCGCAGCGCCCCAGGCGGGGGCGGGAAGCGGTACCGTGCTGTGTACGACTACAGTGCTGCCGATGAGGACGAAGTCTCCTTCCAAGATGGGGACACCATCGTCAATGTGCAGCAGATCGACGACGGCTGGATGTACGGGACCGTGGAGCGCACCGGTGACACGGGGATGCTGCCAGCCAACTACGTGGAGGCCATCTGA